In one Mucilaginibacter ginsenosidivorax genomic region, the following are encoded:
- the hisH gene encoding imidazole glycerol phosphate synthase subunit HisH encodes MIGIIRYGAGNIFSLTAALDRLGIAYGMVNTVDDLELYDRYIIPGVGHAGAAMKKLESTGLVPAIKALNKPTLGICVGMQLLTSYSEEGDSTLLGLFPIKTLRFKESNLYKVPHTGWNQVYPEKENPLFKNIPSGSHFYFVHSYFIEYDKAYTLLSANYANEFSASIWRDNFYGVQFHPEKSGAYGETLLTNFSKI; translated from the coding sequence ATGATAGGTATAATAAGATACGGCGCCGGAAATATTTTCTCACTTACTGCAGCACTCGACAGATTGGGGATTGCTTATGGTATGGTGAATACCGTGGACGACCTTGAACTGTACGACAGGTATATCATTCCTGGTGTTGGACATGCCGGTGCGGCAATGAAAAAACTGGAATCAACCGGTTTAGTACCAGCCATTAAAGCGCTAAATAAACCCACTTTGGGAATTTGCGTGGGGATGCAGTTACTCACCTCCTACTCCGAAGAGGGAGATTCTACGCTGCTTGGCCTGTTCCCAATTAAAACTTTAAGGTTTAAGGAAAGTAATTTATACAAGGTGCCACATACCGGCTGGAACCAGGTTTATCCCGAAAAGGAAAACCCATTATTTAAAAATATACCGTCAGGATCACATTTTTACTTTGTACATTCATACTTTATTGAGTACGATAAAGCATACACTTTACTATCAGCCAATTATGCTAACGAATTTTCGGCATCAATTTGGCGGGATAATTTTTATGGCGTACAATTTCACCCCGAAAAATCGGGTGCGTACGGCGAAACACTTTTAACAAACTTTTCAAAAATATAA
- the hisB gene encoding bifunctional histidinol-phosphatase/imidazoleglycerol-phosphate dehydratase HisB has product MSKLQKILFVDRDGTMINETPDEQIDSFEKLTFYPGALTYLPKIAKELDFELVMVTNQDGLGTAVYPEDTFWPVHNFILKTFEGEGVKFANQIIDRTFAADKALTRKPGTALLTQYFDTEKYDLKNSFTIGDRKNDVLLAKNLGAKAIWLNNQSNLGGGEFTEADHIGDTIVLETTNWQKVYEFLKLGERVIEHRRSTKETDIYIKINLDGTGEAKVSTGLHFFDHMLDQIARHGSIDLEVIAKGDLHIDEHHTVEDTGIALGEIFATALGNKMGIERYGFCLPMDDCLAQAAIDFGGRNWIVWDAEFKREKVGDVPTEMFYHFFKSFSDAAKCNLNIKAEGQNEHHKIEAIFKAFAKAIKMAVKRDVNKMVLPSTKGLL; this is encoded by the coding sequence ATGAGCAAGCTGCAAAAAATACTCTTTGTTGATCGTGATGGCACCATGATTAACGAAACGCCGGACGAGCAGATCGATTCGTTCGAAAAACTTACCTTTTATCCCGGTGCGTTAACTTACTTACCCAAAATAGCCAAAGAACTTGATTTTGAACTGGTAATGGTTACCAACCAGGATGGTTTAGGCACGGCTGTTTACCCCGAAGATACATTTTGGCCGGTGCACAACTTCATCCTTAAAACATTTGAGGGCGAGGGCGTAAAGTTTGCCAACCAAATCATTGATCGTACTTTCGCGGCCGATAAAGCCCTTACCCGCAAACCGGGAACGGCCTTATTGACACAATATTTTGATACAGAAAAATACGACCTGAAAAACTCCTTCACCATCGGCGACAGGAAGAACGATGTATTGCTTGCTAAAAACCTGGGGGCTAAAGCAATCTGGTTAAATAACCAATCTAACTTAGGCGGCGGCGAATTCACCGAAGCAGACCATATTGGCGACACAATTGTGCTGGAAACTACCAACTGGCAAAAGGTCTACGAGTTTTTAAAACTGGGAGAACGTGTTATCGAACACCGTCGCAGCACCAAAGAAACAGATATCTATATAAAAATAAACCTGGATGGCACAGGCGAAGCCAAAGTATCAACCGGGCTGCATTTTTTTGACCACATGCTTGATCAGATTGCCCGTCATGGTAGCATCGACCTTGAAGTTATAGCCAAAGGCGATTTACATATTGACGAACATCACACTGTTGAGGATACCGGTATTGCTTTGGGCGAGATTTTTGCCACAGCTTTGGGCAATAAAATGGGTATTGAACGCTATGGCTTTTGCCTGCCAATGGATGATTGCCTTGCCCAGGCAGCCATTGACTTTGGCGGCCGCAACTGGATAGTTTGGGATGCCGAATTTAAGCGCGAAAAAGTTGGCGATGTGCCAACCGAAATGTTTTACCATTTCTTCAAATCATTCAGCGATGCGGCAAAATGCAATTTGAACATAAAAGCCGAAGGACAGAACGAACATCATAAAATAGAAGCTATATTTAAAGCCTTTGCAAAGGCAATAAAAATGGCCGTTAAACGTGATGTAAATAAGATGGTTTTACCAAGCACTAAGGGACTTTTATAG
- the hisC gene encoding histidinol-phosphate transaminase: MYDINNILRENIKRLVPYSSARDEYQGEASVFLDANENAYGSPLDKQFNRYPDPMQYAIKMRLSEIKGVPARNIFIGNGSDEAIDILFRSFCNPSVDNVILMPPTYGMYEVSANINDVEARKVLLTEDYQLNLEGIAEAIDEHTKLIFICSPNNPTGNSINRADVETLLANFNGIVVVDEAYINFSRQKTFIQELTEYANLVVMQTLSKAWGLAGLRVGMAFASEEIIEVMNKVKPPYNVNESSQQLALEALANVDQVNGWIKETLLQRDRLVLALKEFDFVVDIYPSDANFILVKTTDANGIYKFLVGKGIIVRNRSKIDLCESSLRITVGTPEENSILLETLKSFDKQ; this comes from the coding sequence ATGTACGATATCAATAATATACTCAGAGAAAACATCAAACGGCTTGTCCCCTATTCATCCGCACGTGATGAGTATCAGGGCGAGGCCAGTGTTTTTTTAGATGCCAACGAAAATGCCTACGGGTCGCCGTTGGATAAACAATTTAACCGCTATCCCGATCCTATGCAGTACGCCATCAAAATGCGTTTAAGCGAGATTAAAGGTGTACCGGCCCGCAACATATTTATAGGTAACGGGAGCGATGAAGCCATCGATATCCTGTTCCGTAGCTTTTGTAATCCGAGCGTTGATAACGTGATCCTGATGCCACCTACTTATGGTATGTACGAGGTATCGGCCAATATCAATGATGTGGAAGCCCGCAAAGTTTTGCTGACCGAAGATTACCAGCTTAATTTAGAAGGCATTGCCGAAGCCATTGACGAGCATACCAAGCTGATATTCATCTGTTCGCCAAATAATCCAACAGGCAATTCCATTAACCGCGCAGATGTTGAAACATTGCTGGCAAACTTTAATGGCATTGTCGTAGTTGATGAAGCCTATATCAATTTCAGCCGTCAAAAAACATTTATACAGGAACTTACCGAATATGCAAATTTAGTGGTGATGCAAACCTTATCCAAAGCGTGGGGGCTGGCCGGCTTGCGTGTTGGAATGGCCTTTGCCAGCGAAGAGATTATCGAGGTGATGAACAAGGTGAAACCACCTTATAACGTTAACGAATCATCGCAACAACTGGCTTTGGAAGCCCTGGCAAACGTTGACCAGGTAAACGGCTGGATAAAGGAAACCCTTTTACAACGCGACAGGCTGGTACTTGCCTTGAAGGAATTTGATTTTGTGGTAGATATTTACCCATCAGATGCCAACTTTATTTTGGTAAAAACCACTGATGCTAACGGGATTTATAAATTTTTAGTGGGTAAAGGCATCATTGTACGTAATCGCTCAAAAATTGATTTGTGCGAGAGCAGCTTACGCATCACTGTGGGCACACCCGAAGAAAATTCGATTTTATTAGAGACCTTAAAAAGCTTTGATAAGCAGTAG
- the hisD gene encoding histidinol dehydrogenase: MKLFKYSELTAKDIQKLVQRNVDPANEIRAVVEEVIANVQQHGDSALIDYAQKFDKVTLTKLFLDKAELEELAEAITPEQKTALETAYSNIYKFHQTQLKTEQKVETMPGVTCWRELRPIEKVGLYIPGGSAVLPSTFLMLGIPARIAGCHEIVVCSPPQKSGKVNAFIAYVALLLGIDKIYLVGGSQAIAAMAYGTESIARVDKIFGPGNQFVTKAKTLIQSTTTTAIDMPAGPSEVLVIADDTAIPAYIAADLLAQAEHGSDSQSVLVCTSAAITEATLAEIEKQLPVLPRAEIAGLALDNSYIVVTSSLAEAMDFSNRYAPEHLILATHSWEQITGSIINAGSVFLGNLTPESAGDYASGTNHTLPTSSYARAYSGVSVDSFVKKITFQHITREGIQNIGHTVEVLAEMEGLHAHRNAVSIRKS; the protein is encoded by the coding sequence ATGAAACTATTTAAGTATTCAGAACTTACTGCAAAAGATATCCAGAAACTAGTTCAGCGTAATGTTGACCCGGCTAATGAGATTCGTGCCGTTGTGGAGGAAGTGATTGCCAATGTGCAGCAGCATGGCGACAGCGCCTTGATTGACTATGCCCAAAAGTTTGATAAGGTAACACTAACTAAGCTTTTTTTGGATAAAGCCGAGTTGGAAGAACTGGCTGAAGCTATTACGCCAGAGCAAAAAACCGCGCTGGAAACCGCATACAGCAATATTTATAAATTTCACCAAACACAGCTAAAAACCGAACAGAAAGTAGAAACCATGCCCGGCGTTACCTGCTGGCGCGAGTTAAGGCCGATTGAAAAAGTTGGTTTATATATCCCAGGCGGCTCAGCTGTGTTGCCAAGCACATTTTTAATGCTGGGCATCCCGGCGCGCATTGCAGGCTGCCATGAAATTGTGGTTTGCTCGCCTCCGCAAAAAAGCGGTAAGGTAAATGCATTTATAGCCTATGTGGCGCTATTATTAGGCATCGATAAAATTTATTTGGTGGGTGGCTCACAGGCCATAGCAGCAATGGCTTACGGTACAGAAAGCATTGCAAGGGTTGATAAGATATTTGGCCCCGGCAACCAGTTTGTAACCAAGGCTAAAACGCTAATCCAATCAACTACCACTACGGCCATTGATATGCCGGCTGGCCCATCAGAAGTATTGGTTATTGCAGATGACACTGCTATTCCGGCCTATATAGCTGCCGATTTATTGGCGCAGGCTGAGCACGGTAGTGACAGTCAATCGGTGTTGGTTTGCACATCGGCTGCAATTACAGAGGCTACCTTGGCAGAAATAGAAAAGCAATTACCCGTATTACCGAGGGCCGAAATTGCCGGTTTGGCATTAGATAACTCCTATATCGTAGTAACGTCCAGCCTTGCCGAAGCCATGGATTTCAGCAACCGATACGCGCCTGAACACTTAATTTTGGCAACACACAGCTGGGAGCAGATAACAGGAAGTATCATTAATGCGGGCTCGGTTTTCCTGGGAAATTTAACACCAGAGAGCGCCGGCGATTATGCATCGGGCACCAACCATACTTTGCCAACCAGCAGCTATGCAAGGGCTTACTCGGGCGTATCAGTTGATTCGTTTGTAAAAAAAATTACGTTTCAGCATATCACCCGCGAGGGAATTCAAAATATTGGCCACACGGTTGAAGTTTTGGCCGAGATGGAAGGATTGCATGCGCACAGGAATGCGGTGAGTATTAGAAAAAGTTAG
- the hisG gene encoding ATP phosphoribosyltransferase, with protein MKTLKIAIQKSGRLNEKSVELLKNCGLNFENYKSSLISPVSNFPLEILFLRDDDIPEYVQDGIADLGIVGENVIEETEVEVSYLQRLGFGKCSLKIAVPNNNNIATLADLNGKAIATTYPVILGKFLKAQGIESDIRTISGSVEISPGLGLSDAICDLVSTGGTLKSNGLKAFADVMSSEAILISSKATESNDLVQELIQRIQSVLRAKETKYVVLNVHKDNLNAVTALLPGVKSPSVVPLAEADWVAVHTVIPERDFWDRISQLKQAGAQGIVVMPIEKIIL; from the coding sequence TTGAAAACACTTAAAATAGCGATCCAGAAATCTGGTCGTCTCAACGAAAAATCTGTCGAATTATTAAAAAATTGCGGCTTAAACTTCGAAAACTACAAAAGTTCCTTAATCTCGCCCGTTTCCAACTTCCCTTTAGAGATCCTTTTTCTGCGCGATGATGATATTCCCGAATACGTTCAGGATGGTATTGCCGATTTAGGCATCGTTGGCGAAAACGTAATAGAGGAAACCGAAGTTGAAGTAAGCTACCTGCAGCGACTTGGCTTTGGCAAATGCTCGCTTAAAATAGCGGTACCAAACAATAACAATATTGCTACACTTGCCGATTTAAATGGTAAAGCCATAGCTACCACCTACCCTGTGATATTGGGCAAGTTCCTGAAAGCTCAGGGTATAGAATCGGATATCCGTACCATTTCAGGCTCGGTTGAAATCTCTCCAGGCCTGGGCCTGTCTGATGCTATTTGCGATCTGGTGTCAACTGGTGGTACATTAAAAAGCAACGGTTTAAAAGCATTTGCCGATGTAATGTCGTCAGAAGCTATCTTGATTAGCAGTAAAGCTACCGAAAGCAACGACCTGGTTCAGGAATTGATACAACGCATCCAATCGGTTTTACGCGCCAAAGAGACTAAGTACGTGGTACTTAACGTTCATAAAGATAACCTTAACGCGGTAACTGCCTTATTACCGGGTGTTAAAAGCCCGTCGGTAGTGCCGTTGGCCGAAGCTGACTGGGTAGCTGTGCACACGGTTATTCCAGAGCGTGATTTTTGGGACAGGATAAGCCAGCTGAAACAAGCCGGCGCGCAAGGCATTGTAGTAATGCCGATTGAGAAGATAATATTGTAG
- a CDS encoding D-glycero-alpha-D-manno-heptose-1,7-bisphosphate 7-phosphatase, producing MSAKVKAVFLDRDGVLNQEMGDYVRRIEDFHVLDNFDALKTLQDRGYMLLVATNQGGLAKGWYTEEELAKMHQHLKTVYAEHGVVITDFFYCPHHPNFTGDCDCRKPKPGLLLQGIAKYNIDPALSYFIGDRERDVEAGTQAGVKGILIDSDQPISTVLDLIA from the coding sequence ATGTCTGCAAAAGTTAAAGCCGTTTTTTTAGATCGCGATGGAGTATTGAACCAGGAAATGGGCGATTATGTTCGCCGTATAGAGGATTTTCATGTTTTGGATAATTTTGACGCCCTTAAAACTTTGCAGGATAGAGGCTATATGCTATTGGTAGCTACCAACCAGGGCGGCCTTGCCAAAGGCTGGTATACCGAAGAGGAACTGGCTAAAATGCACCAGCATTTAAAAACTGTTTATGCAGAGCATGGTGTGGTAATAACCGACTTTTTTTACTGCCCGCACCATCCAAATTTTACGGGCGACTGTGATTGTCGCAAGCCAAAACCAGGATTACTATTACAAGGTATTGCTAAATACAACATTGACCCTGCCCTATCCTATTTTATTGGCGACCGCGAGCGTGACGTAGAAGCCGGCACCCAGGCTGGTGTTAAAGGAATTTTAATTGATAGCGATCAGCCGATTAGCACAGTGTTGGATTTGATAGCGTAA